The following are encoded together in the Glycine max cultivar Williams 82 chromosome 8, Glycine_max_v4.0, whole genome shotgun sequence genome:
- the LOC100305950 gene encoding uncharacterized protein LOC100305950 codes for MAMSSIHTLYASSFRLCFPNSSPQFKPLNAIPLGGTKLYNNNNVKFPRERTRTRATLDDVETDQLSSTPLVENDKAKKDVDESVKVLKDAAKTRKVAAEDILSALSIIEKAKVDPSAFFETLGGKESPGRTWMLIFTAEKQLKGGRYFPLTAVQRFDAAAKRIENGVYLGPIGQLTFEGRLSFKKRILAFVFENIRIKVGPLQPLEISLGKKEDKEPSTKDPFFIWFYVDEEIAVARGRSGGTAFWCRCRRVNN; via the exons ATGGCAATGAGCTCAATTCATACGTTGTACGCTTCTTCCTTCCGTTTGTGTTTCCCAAATTCATCACCACAATTTAAGCCTCTGAATGCCATTCCTCTCGGAGGAACAAAActctacaacaacaacaacgttaAATTTCCCAGAGAAAGAACAAGGACCAGAGCAACCCTTGATGATGTTGAAACAGACCAACTTTCCTCAACCCCACTTGTTGAGAATGACAAAGCCAAAAAG GATGTAGATGAAAGTGTGAAAGTGTTAAAAGATGCAGCTAAGACAAGAAAGGTAGCAGCAGAGGATATTCTTTCTGCACTGTCTATCATTGAGAAAGCAAAAGTTGATCCTTCTGCCTTTTTTGAGACCCTTGGTGGAAAGGAATCCCCAGGGAGGACCTGGATGCTAATTTTTACTGCTGAG aAACAATTGAAAGGTGGTCGATATTTTCCTCTCACAGCTGTTCAGAGGTTTGATGCTGCT GCAAAGAGGATCGAAAATGGAGTATATCTTGGACCCATTGGACAGTTAACATTTGAAGGCAGACTTTCATTTAAAAAGAGAATACTGGCTTTCGTTTTTGAGAACATTCGAATAAAAGTTGGACCTTTGCAACCTCTAGAGATCAGTCTAGGGAAAAAGGAAGACAAGGAACCAAGTACCAAGGATCCTTTCTTCATCTGGTTTTATGTTGATGAGGAAATAGCTGTTGCTCGAGGCCGGAGTGGAGGAACTGCATTTTGGTGTCGGTGCCGTCGTGTCAATAACTGA